One region of Oryzias latipes chromosome 6, ASM223467v1 genomic DNA includes:
- the tspan18 gene encoding tetraspanin-18, protein MGQGEASARGTTMEGDCLSCIKYLMFVFNFLIFLGGSFLLGVGVWVLVDPTGFREIVAANPLLFTGVYVILGMGGMLFLLGFLGCCGAIRENKCLLLFFFMLILLIFLAELAAAILAFIFREHLTREYFTKELKRHYQGYNNTDVFTSTWNAIMTTFDCCGVNSPEDFKDSRFRLINPNHVVPEACCLRVSQNGELAYTSRDQCLSGNMMFRNNKGCYSAVVDYFELYIYVAGALAIVVLTIELFAMVFAMCLFRGIQ, encoded by the exons GGCCAGGGAGAGGCTTCAGCTCGAGGCACAACTATGGAGGGCGACTGTCTCAGTTGCATCAAGTACCTCATGTTTGTCTTTAATTTCCTCATCTTT CTGGGGGGCTCCTTCCTTCTCGGAGTGGGAGTGTGGGTGCTGGTGGACCCCACAGGTTTCAGAGAAATTGTAGCAGCCAATCCCTTGCTGTTCACCGGCGTCTACGTCATTCTGGGAATGGGAGGCATGCTCTTTCTTCTGGGCTTCCTGGGCTGCTGTGGAGCCATCCGCGAAAACAAATGTCTGCTCCTTTTT TTCTTTATGCTCATCCTTCTCATCTTCTTAGCAGAGCTGGCCGCTGCCATCCTTGCCTTCATTTTTCGGGAGCAC TTGACCAGGGAATATTTCACCAAAGAGCTGAAAAGACACTATCAGGGCTACAACAACACAGATGTCTTCACCTCCACATGGAATGCCATCATGACCACA TTCGATTGCTGTGGAGTGAACAGCCCGGAGGATTTTAAGGACAGCCGGTTCAGGCTGATCAACCCGAATCATGTGGTGCCAGAAGCCTGCTGCCTGCGTGTCAGTCAGAACGGAGAGCTGGCCTACACCAGCCGGGACCAGTGCTTATCAGGCAATATGATGTTCCGCAATAACAAG GGCTGTTACTCTGCTGTGGTTGACTACTTTGAACTTTACATCTATGTGGCTGGAGCCCTGGCCATTGTGGTGTTGACCATCGAG